The Shinella zoogloeoides genome contains the following window.
CTCGCGCGGGTTCACGCGGCCCGGCGGGCGCGTGGAAAATCGGAAAACTGGGAAATGATGTCGCGCAATTCTGACGCGGTTCTCGAAAAATGACGGAACCGCTATCGCCCCACGGCCGGGGCGCGACGCGACCAAGCCGAGGGGCTAGTGTCCTGCGAGAGGAAACAGCCGTTTCAGAAATCGGGCAAGGTCGTGCGTCGTCATCATGCCCTTATGATGGGGTGAGGGCACGGGTAAAGTCAAGGGCGGTGGCCGATGGCGCGGCCGAACGCCGCCCCTGCGACGCCCTGTCGGTTTGACAGAAGCCAGCTATGGGCGGATAGCTCGTTGAGTCGGAACGAACGAGGCCCTGCGATGATCGAAGACCTTCTTGCCAGAAACAAGGCGTGGTCCGCCGAGCGCAAAGCGGAGAAGGCGGACTATTTCGAGCGCCTGTCGAAGCTGCAGCAGCCGGACTATCTCTGGATCGGCTGTTCCGACAGCCGCGTGCCGGCCAATGTGATCGCCGGGCTGGAGCCGGGCGAGGTCTTCGTCCACCGCAACGTCGCCAACCTCATCCACCCGGCCGATCTCAACATGCTGTCGGTGGTCGAATATGCCGTGCATCAGCTCGGCGTGAAACACATCATCATCTGCGGGCACTATGGCTGCGGCGGCATCCGCGCGGCGGTCAGCGGCGAGCGCTTCGGGCTGATCGACCATTGGCTGCAGCCCGTGCGCGACGTGGCGGACCGGCGCTTCGAATGCCGGGAATGCGGCGCCTGGAGCGACGCGGATCTCGACCGGCTCTGCGAGGCGTCCGTCGCCGCGCAGGTCGAGCGCCTCGCCCGCACGCCGACCCTCACGGCCGCCTGGCAGGCGGGCCGCGACGTATCGATCCATGGCTGGGTCTACGGCTTGCAGGACGGGCTGCTTTCTGATCTCAAATGCACGGTGCGCGGCAACCGGGGAGGCTAGTTCATGTCCGTCAGGATCAAGCGCGTCTATGACGAGCCGGCGGCGGACGACGGCGAGCGCATCCTTGTCGACCGGCTCTGGCCGCGCGGGATATCGAAGGAAAAGGCGGCGTTCGACGAGTGGATGAAGGAGGTCGCGCCGACCTCCGAACTGCGCAAGTGGTTCGACCATCGGCCGGAGCGCTGGGACGAGTTCAAGGAACGCTATCGCGCCGAGCTGCAGGACAATCCGGCGGTCGAGGCGCTTCGCGCGCGCATCGCGGCCGGCAAGGTGACGTTGCTCTACGGGTCGCGCAACCGCGAATTCAACCATGCCGCCGTGCTCGCCGATTTCCTGGCGGAGAAGGCCTGAGACCGTGCGGTCTCCAGCGGTAGAATTCATTTGTCAGGGGCAGCCGCCCCCGTTAATTTTCATCCGACCGACAGAGGAGTGGCATCGATGACCGAGCGAACGACGAATGAAGTTCAACCGGAAACCGTTGCCGCGGCGCATGGCGTGGCGAGCGATACCGCCTTCGGCGCGATCGCGCCGCCGCTCTATCTGTCCAGCACCTATCAGTTCGCCGATTTCGATACGCCGCGCGCCTATGACTACGGCCGTGTCGGCAACCCGACGCGGGATCTGCTGGCCGAGGCGATCACAAAGCTGGAGGGCGGGGCCGGCGCGGTGCTGACGCCGAGTGGCATGGCGGCGGTGGATATTCTCCTGACCCGGCTGCCCGTCGGCAGCCTCGTTCTCGCGCCGCACGATTGTTACGGCGGCACGATGCGGCTCCTGAAAGCGCGCGCCGGGCTGGGCCAGCTCCGTCTCGCGCTGGTGGACCAGTCGGACCACGCGGCGTTTACGGTGCAGCTTGCCGGCAAGCCGGCGCTGGTGCTGATCGAGACGCCGAGCAATCCGCTGATGCGGATCGTCGATATCGCGGCGCTGTCCGCGCTTTCGCGGGCGGCTGGCGCGCGCGTCGTCGTCGACAACACCTTCCTGTCGCCGGCCTTGCAGAAGCCGCTGTCCCTCGGCGCGGACTATGTGCTGCATTCGACGACGAAATTCCTGAACGGCCATTCGGACGTCATCGCCGGGGCGGTGATCGCCGCCGATGGAGGCGAGGCCCGCGCGCTGCGCCACTGGGCGAATGTGACGGGGGCCATCGCCGCTCCCTTTGACTCCTGGCTGACGCTGCGCGGCCTTCGAACCCTCTTTGCCCGCATGGCCGGGCAGGAGAGGAACGCCATGGCGATTGCCGAACGGCTCGTCGCCCATCCCGCCGTCGCCCGCGTGCATTATCCCGGCCTTGCCGACCACCCGGACCATGCGCTTGCCCGGCGTCAGCAGCAGGGTTTCGGCGCCATGATGAGCTTCGAGCTTGCCGGCGGCGTGGAGGCGGTGCAGCGCTTCGTGCGGGCGGTCAAGGTCATCACGCTCGCTGAATCGCTCGGCGGGGTCGAAAGCCTCGTCGCCCATCCTGCGACCATGACCCATGTCGATATGGGGCCGGAGGCGCGCGCCCGGGCCGGCATCGGCGACGGCCTGCTGCGGCTTTCCATCGGGCTGGAACATGTCGATGATCTTCTGGCCGGGCTGGAAACGGGGCTTTCGGCCTGCTGAAGCCGACCGGGGAGGGTGCGATGGCCGACGACGAGACAAACGATTTCGCTTCCCCCGCCTGTTTCCTGCACGAGATAGACCCGGCCTATTCCGGCCTTTCCGCATCCATGGCCTGGGCGGATGTGAACCGCTGGCGCAAGGCCGAGCGGGAGCGGTTGATCGCCGAGCGCCTCGCCGTGCCGGCGGATGTGCGGGCTGGCTGGGGCGAGATCATCGCGGCGGGCGTGCTCGCGGAAATTGGCGATGTCTCGGGCCTCATCGTCAGCGCCTACTGGCCGTTTCGCGGCGAGCCGGATTTCCGCCCCTTCATGGAAGAGGTCGCCGCGCGGGGCGGGCGCACCGCCCTGCCGGTCGTGGTCGAGAAGGGGCAACCGCTGGAATTCCATCTCTGGCAGACGGGGGAGGCGCTGTCGCGCGGCGTCTGGAACATCCCGATCCCGGCGGAGCGGCGGCCATGCATGCCGGATATCGTCATCTCGCCGGTCGTCGGCTACGATCCGGCCTGCTACCGGCTCGGCTATGGCGGCGGGTTCTTCGACCGCACACTCGCCGCCCTGCCGGCAAGGCCGCGCGTCATCGGCATCGGCTACAGCATGGCGAGGCTCGCCACGATCCATCCGCAGGCGCACGATATCCCGATGGATCTGATCGTCACGGAAGCCGGCACCGTCCGCCCTCAGGCGGACGTTTCCACGGTGCGCGCGTTGACGTAGAGCGCCTTTCCGGCGAACCAGCCATTGATGGCGGCCCCGAGGCCGAGCAGCACGATCAGCACGGCGCTCCAGGCGAAGCTTCCCGTCCAGCCGCGAATGAGGCCGACGACCAGCGGGCCGATGGCGGCGAGCAGGTAGCCGACGCATTGCGCCATGCCGGAAAGATGCGCCGCCATGTGCGGATCGCGCGTGCGCAGCACGATGACGGTCATCGCCACGGCGATCAGCCCGCCCTGGCCGATGCCCTGCAGCACGGCCCAGAACCACACGGTCGAGAGCGGGGCGAAGAGCAGGCCGAGAAGGGCGACGACGGCGAAGCCGCAGAGCGTGACGTTGATCAGCCGCTGGTCCCTGCCGCGCACGGCAAGATGCGGCGCGACGAGGCAGGACGCCGCCTGCACCATGACCGAGACGGAGACGATGGCCCCGGCTGTCACGCCGTCCAGCCCGCGTTCGCGCAGGATCGGCACCAGCCAGCCGAAGACGCAATAGGCGAGCGCCGATTGCAGGCCCATGAAGAGCGTGACGTGCCAGGCGAGCCGGTCGCGCCACAGGCCCTCCACGCGGAAGCCGACGCGCTTCACCTGCGAGCGGGTGGCAAGGACCTGCGGCAGCCAGAGCAGGCCGACGAGAAGGGTGGGCAGCGCCCAGATCGCCAGCGCCCCGTCGAGCGAGCCGCCCAGCGCATGTTCGACGGGCAGCGTCAGCCCGGCGGCGCTGGCCGCGCCGGCGCAGAGCGCCATCGTGTAGAAGCCGGTCATCATCGCCGCCTTGTCCGGGAAGTCGCGCTTGACGAGGCCGGGCAGCAGCACATTGCCGACCGCGATGCTGGCGCCCGCCAGCGCCGTGCCGAGGAAGAGCAGCGGAATGGAGGAGAGGCCGCGCAGCGCCGTGCCGAGCGCCAGCAGGAAGACGACGGCGAGCAGCGTGCGCTCGGTGCCGATGCGCTGGGCAAGACGCGGCGCGAGCGGCGAGAACAGGCCGAGGCAGACCACGGGAAGCGTGGTCAGCAGGCTCGCCCCGGTGGGCGAGAGGCCGAGCACGTCGCGGATTTCCGGCAGCAGCGCCGAGGCGCTGGAAAAGACGGGGCGCAGGTTGAAGGCGATGAGCACGAGGCTGGCGCCGAGCAGGAAGCGCGCGAAGCCCTTCGGCCGGTGCGGCTCGGGTGCGGGCACGCTGTCGGCCTCGGCGTCGATCAGGTCGATGGAGCCGGGATCGTCGGGGAGGGGATGGGTCATGAAAGAAGCAATCGGTCGAGGGTGGAAAGGACGGGCGCCATGAAGCGGCGCACGGCGGCATCCGCCGTGTCGGGATCGCCGCTTTCGATGGCGTCGACGATGGCGGCATGGGCGGCCATGTCGGGTTCGGGCAGGTCTTCGCGCAGGCTCGCCTCGATGGTCTCGGCGATTAGCGTGGAGAAGAAATCGTACATGCCGATGAGCACGGCATTCTGCGAGGCGGCGATCACGGCCTGATGGAAGGCGAGGTCGCGGGCGATGAAGGCCGCCTTGTCGCCGCCCTCGTAATTGCCGCGCTCGGCAAGAAGCGCGCGCAGGCCGGCAATCACAGCCGGCGTCCGGCGCAGCGCCGCAAGCCGCGCCGCCTCCGCATCGAGCGCAAGGCGGGCCTCGAACTGGTCGCGCAGCCCGGCGCGGCGGGCCATGGTGAGGGGGCGCGTGGTGTCGGCGGTGGAGAGCACATAGGTGCCGGACCCCTGCCGCGTCTCGAGGATGCCCTGCGAGACGAGGACGCGCACCGCCTCGCGCACGGTGCCGCGGCTGACGGAGAGCATGGCCGAAAGCGTCGCCTCGTTCGGCAGCTTTTCGCCGATCGTCCAGCGACGGGCGAGGATTTCGGCGCGGATCGTCTCCGCGGCGGTATCGGCGAGATTGGTCTTGCTGAGGGAATGCATGGATAGTCACCAAGTCATCGGATGACTTGGTGACTATCGTCTTTTCGGAGAAAGGTCAAAGCCCTTTCCGCTGCCCGGCGGCGTTTGTGCGCCGCCGGGATGGGTCGTTACTGCTTGCGCGGCCAGGTGTCGGCGAGGCGGTAGCCGGCCGGCCATGGGTCGGACGGATCGAGCATGACCTGGCTGGTGCCGGTGATCCAGGCGCGGCCGGAGATTTCCGGGATGATGGCCGGGCGGCCGCCCACGGTCGTTTCCCCGACGATGCGGCAGTCGAAGCGCGAATCGAGGATCGAATAGCCGGAGAAGGCCTGGCCGACCTTGATCTGGCCGCGGGCATGCAGCACCGCCATGCGCGCCGAGCAGCCGGTGCCGGTGGGCGAGCGGTCGAGCTTGGCGGGCTGGATGACCACCGTGTTGCGGCCGTGCAGCGCGCCGTCGCGCTCCTCGACCGGCAGGGTGAGTTGGCAGAAGGAGATGTGGTTCCATTCCGGGTTTTCCGGATGGGTGAAGCCGAGCTGCTCGTTGGCCGCCCTGGTGATGCGGATGCCGGTCTCGGCCAGTTCCCGCGCCTCGTCCGGCGTCACGGCGAAGCCGAGCGCGCGGGCGTCGGCGAAGACGAAGCTGTCGCCGCCATAGGCGGTGTCGACGGTGAGCGTGCCGAGGCCTTCCACTTCAAGCTTGGCATCCAGCTTGTCTGCGAAGGAGGGAACGTTGGTGACGGTGATGCGCTCGGCCTTGCCGTTGCGGCAGGCGGCGACGACATTGACGAGGCCGCCCGGCGCTTCCAGCACCATATGGGTTTCCGGCTCGACCATGGGCACGATGCCGCTGTCGAGCAGCACGGTGGAGACGCAGATCGAGTTGGAGCCGGACATCGGCGGCGTGTCTTCCGGCTCCATGATGATGAAGCCCATCGTGGCGCGCGGATCCTTCGGCGGAACCAGCAGGTTGATATGGCGGAAGACGCCGCCGCGCGGCTCGTTCAGCACGAAGTTGCGTAGCGTCTGGTCCTCGGCGATGAACTTGCGCTGTTCCCACAGCGTCTTGCCGGGCGGCGGGGCGACGCCGCCGACGATGACGTCGCCCACCTCGCCCTCGGCGTGGCAGGAGACGATATGGATGACCTTGCTGCTGCGCATGGCGCTTCCTCCGGTTTCAGGTTGCAGGGCGGCGATGCGGACGGCCCGACCGACGCGATGGCTCTTTCATAGAAAAATTGGATCCAATATACAATTGGCTTTTTATCGATGGCCCCGCCGGCGGCCGCATGTTGCCCCGCTGCGGGATTCCACCTATGACCATAGCTCCATTTTCAGGGGTCGGACGTGATGAAATTTGCCGCCGTCGATGTCAGGCAGGCCGCTTCCGCGGCCGACATCGTCTATGAATCGCTGCGCAAGGCGATCATCGAGGGCGCGCTTGCCGAGGGCGAGAGCCTGCGGCAGGAAGAGATCGCGCAGATGTTCAACACCAGCCGCATCCCCGTGCGCGAGGCGCTGTCGCGGCTGGAGCAGCACGGCCTCATCACCACCCAGCGCTACAAGGGCGCCGTCGTCGCGGGCCTCTCCATCGAGGAGATCGCGGAGATATTCGAGTTCCGCGCGCTGATCGAGGCCGAGGTGATGCGCCTTGCCGTGCCCAATCTCGACCGGGAGGTGCTGGACCGGGCGCGGCGCTATTGCGACGCCTTCGACCGGGAGACGGACCCGCATCGCTGGGGCGAGATCAACCGCCATTTCCACACCAGCCTCTATGAAGCCGCGCACCGCCCCTACTATCTGCAGAACGTGCGCTCCTCGCTCGACCGGATCGACCGCTATCTGCGCGCCCAGCTCACCTTCACCGACGGCGTGCCGCGCGCCGGCCGCGAGCACGAGGCGATCCTTGCCGCCTGCGAGAAGGGCGATGCGGACCTTGCCTCGCGGCTGACCCGCGATCATGTGCTCGACGCGGGCAAGTCGCTGATGGCCTTCCTGCGGGAACAGCGGGGCTGATTGCGGGCCGGGTCTGCCGCCCTGCTTTTTGCCGCTTCGCGGCCCCTTGACTCCGCTTTTGTCAAAATGCCCTTTTTAACCGATTGATAGCGCGGCCAGAGAATTGTATTTCTTTTGTCGACAAGAGGATTTTCCATGACGGCCAAAGATTCCAGTTCCCTGCCCGAGCGCAAGCGCGGCTCCGGCGTCAAGATGGTCTACGACCTGCTGCGTGACGAGATTCTCGACCTGAAGCTCGCGCCGGGCAGCCCGATCGACGAGGTGCAGCTTGCCGAGCGGTTCAAGATGTCGCGCACGCCGATCCGCGAGGCCCTGGTGCGGCTGGCCGGCGAGGGACTGATCGAGACCCTGCCGAACCGCTCGACCATGGTGTCGAACATCGACTTCCTGAACCTTCACACCTTCTTCGACGCGATGGTGCTGATGTACCGGGTGACGACGCGGCTTGCGGCGCAGAACCACCGGCCGGAGGACCTCGCCATCATCCGCGGTTTCCACGAGGATTATGCGGCGGCACTGACGGGGCGGGATTCGCTGACGATGATCGCCACCAACGCGGCCTTCCACGCCGCCATCGCCGAGGCCGGCCGCAATCCCTATTTCACCGGCCTGTTCCGCCGGCTGCTCGACGAGGGGCGGCGTATCCTGCAGCTCTATTACCAGTCCTATGAGGAGCAGTTCCCGCAGCGCTTCGTGGAGGAGCACGCCGCGATCATCGCCGCCATCGAGGCGCGCGACATCGAGGAGGCGGACCGGCTCGGCAAGACCCATGCGGAAGCCATCGTCGCGCAGGTGCAGAAGCTTTTCAGCCGGAACGACAGGCTCGATATCGCGCTCTGAGTTTTTGTATTTTTCTTGTCGACAAATAAAATACAAGCTGCTATACCCATCATCGAGAGAGGGGGAGGGTTCGTGCATCGTGCCGACCGCCTCGTCGCCAGAACCGCCCAAAGGAGATCGACATGAAGGCCAAGATTTTTTCCGGTGTCATTCCCGCCCTGATGACCCCCTGCAAGGACGACCGCTCGCCGGACTTCGACGCGCTGGTCCGCAAGGGCAAGGAGCTTATCGCCAAGGGCATGTCCGCCGTCGTCTATTGCGGCTCCATGGGTGACTGGCCGCTTCTGACGGACGAACAGCGCATGGAAGGCGTCGAACGCCTCGTCAAGGCCGGCATCCCGGTCATCGTCGGCACCGGCGCCGTCAACACCGCTTCGGCCGTCGCCCACGCCGCCCACGCCCAGAAGGTCGGCGCGCAGGGCCTCATGGTCATCCCTCGCGTCCTGTCCCGCGGCTCCGTCGTCGCCGCCCAGAAGAACCACTTCAAGGCGATCCTGTCGGCTGCCCCGGACCTGCCGGCCGTCATCTACAACAGCCCCTATTACGGCTTCGCCACCCGCGCCGACCTGTTCTTCGCCCTGCGCCAGGACCACAAGAACCTCGTCGGCTTCAAGGAATTCGGCGGCGCCGCCGACATGCGCTATGCCGCGGAAAACATCACCAGCCGCGACGATGACGTCTCGCTGATGATCGGCGTCGACACCTGCGTCTTCACCGGCTTCGTCGATTGCGGCGCCGTCGGCGCGATCACCGGCATCGGCTGCGTGCTGCCGAAGGAAGTGCTGCACATGTGCGCCCTCGCACGGGCTGCCGCCGCCGGCGACCCGGATGCCCGCGCCCGCGCGCTGGAACTGGAATCGGCGCTTGCCGTCCTCTCGTCCTTCGACGAAGGCCCGGACCTCGTTCTCTACTTCAAGCACATGATGGTTCTGAAGGGCGACAAGGAATACACGCTGCACTTCAACGAAACCGACGCCCTCTCCGACAGCCAGCGCGGCTATGTCGAATCCCAGCTCAAGCTGTTCGACACCTGGTATGCCGAATGGAGCAAGCTGCCGGGCGCCGTGCAGAAGTACAAGGCCTGAGCTTCAGGTTCCTCCCAATGAGAAAAGCCCTCCGCAAGGAGGGCCTTTTTTGTTTCCTGAGAGAGTGCCGCCCTTTTCCTCCGTCATATTCGGCCATGAGGCCGGGAGGATGACAGCGGGTGGAGCGCGGCAGGGCCGGAAAGCGAAAAGGCCCTCCTTTCGGAGGGCCTTTCTCTTGTGCGTGGCGAGAGGGCGGCGCGCGGTCAGGAGACCGCGTCGAGGCCCTTGTCCAGCAGGCGGTCGAGCTGCTCCATCTCGGCGGCGGTCAGCGTGACCCCGGCCGTCTCGGAGGTCTTGCGGGCGACGAAACGGCGCTGGGAGGGAAGGCGTGCGCCCTGGCCGACGATGGCTTCGAAGAGGGTTTCGGCGCGGGCGAAGGGATCGCCCGGGCGGCCCTTGGCGAAGGCTTCCGGCGACATGGCGATGATGAGTTCGCCGTGGAACGGCGCGAGCGTCGTGGTGCCGAGATAGTCGAGCACTTCAGGGCTGGTCAGGTCGCCGATCATGATGCCGGCCAGAAGCTCGATCATCGTGCCGATGGCCGAGCCCTTGTGGCCGCCGAAGGGCAGCATGGCGCCGGCGAGCGCGGCTTCCGGGTCGGTGGTCGGGTTGCCTTCGGCGTCGATCGCCCAGCCTTCCGGAAGCTGCTTGCCGGCACGGCGGTGCAGCTCGATCTCGCCGCGGGCGGCGACGGAGGTGGCGAAGTCGAAGACGTAAGGGCTGCCGTTCGGGCGCGGCCAGCCGAAGGCGAAGGGGTTGGTGCCGAGCAGCGGCTTGTTGCCGCCGGTAGGCGCGACGGTGGCATAGCTCGGGCACATGACGAGACCGGCAAGGCCTTCATTGGTCACGGCCTCGACTTCCGGCCAGAGCGCGGAGAAATGGGTGCAGTCGTTGATGACGAGCGCGGCGATGCCGAGTTTTCGCGCACGTTCGGCGAGCACGGGAACGCCAAGCTCGAAGGCCGGGTTGGCGAAGCCGCCTTTGGCATTGACCTTGACGATGGCCGAGCCTTCGTTGCTGTCGAGTTCCGGCACGGCGTCGGCCTTGACCTTGCCGGCCTTGACGGTGCGCAGCGCGCCCTCGATGCGGTAGATGCCGTGCGACTTGCAGGCGTCCCGCTCGCCGGCGACGATGACGCGGGCAAGCGCGCCGGCCTGCACGCCGTTGAGGCCAGCCTTCAGGAAGATGGCTTCGACGCGCTCGTGCAGCGCGGCAATCGACAAGGTGGTGGTTTGCGTCATCTTTCGTCTCTTCAGGCTGGTGCCGACCCATGCAGGTTGGCGATTGAACATTTGCATACATAGAGTATACAAGATTTCGACAAGTGCAATTCGCCGCGCCGACTCCTATATCGGGCCAGCATCATTCCGCAAGAAAGGTACGTCAAATGGCTTTCACCCCCAACGGTAAACATCTCGTCGCCGGGCAATGGCTCGATGGCAACGGCACCTTCACCTCCTCGCCGGCCCATGGCCCGGCGCATGCCTTCGCCGTCGGCACGGTGGAACTGGTGAACCGCGCCGCGGAAGCCGCGGAAGAAGCCTTCCTCAGCTACGGTTATTCCTCGCGTGCGACCCGCGCCGCCTTCCTGCGCGCCATCGCCGACGAGATCGAGGCCCGCGCGGACGCCATCACCGAGATCGGCACGCAGGAAACCGGCCTGCCGGTCGCGCGCCTTCAGGGCGAGCGCGGCCGCACGACCGGCCAGCTCCGCCTCTTCGCCGACCATGTCGAGAAGGGCGAATATCTCGACCGCCGCTTCGACGCGGCCCTGCCGGAGCGCCAGCCGCTGCCGCGCCAGGAAATCCGCCTGATCCAGCGGCCGATCGGCCCGGTCGCCGTCTTCGGCGCGTCCAACTTCCCGCTCGCCTTCTCCACGGCCGGCGGTGACACCGCCGCCGCGCTCGCCGCCGGCTGCCCGGTCGTCGTCAAGGGGCACTCGGCCCATCCCGGCACGGGCGAGATCGTCGCCGAAGCCGTGCTTGCCGCCATCGAGAAGACCGGCGTGCATCCGGGCGTCTTCTCGCTCATCCAGGGCGGCAATCGCCAGGTCGGCGAGGCCGTCGTGCAGCATCCGCTGATCAAGGCCGTCGGCTTCACCGGGTCGCTGGCCGGTGGCCGCGCGCTCTTCAACCTCTGCGCCGCCCGTCCCGAGCCGATCCCGTTCTTCGGCGAACTCGGCTCGGTCAACCCGATGTTCCTGCTGCCGGAAGCCGTGAAGGCCCGTGCGGAAGGTCTCGGCCAGGGCTGGGCAGGCTCGCTCACCATGGGCGCCGGCCAGTTCTGCACCAATCCGGGCATCGCCATCGTGGCCGACGGCCCGGATGCCGACCGCTTCACGGCCGCCGCCGTCGAAGCCCTCGGCAAGGTCGGCGCGCAGACCATGCTGACGGACGGCATCGCCAAGGCCTATCACGACGGTCAGGCGCGCTTCGAAAGCCGCAACACGGTCAAGCCGCTGTTCACCACGCAATCCGCCGGCCGCGACGCGCTGCCGAACCTCTTCGAGATCTCGGGCGAACAGTTCCTCGCCGACCATGCGCTCTCGGAGGAAGTCTTCGGCCCGCTCGGCCTCGTCGTGCGCGTCGGCTCGGTCGATGAGATGGAGCGGCTTGCCCGCAACTTCGAAGGCCAGCTCACGGCGACCATCCACATGGATGCCGGCGACCTCGAAGACGCCAAGCGCCTGCGCCCGGTCCTCGAGCGCAAGGCCGGCCGCGTGCTGGTCAACGGCTTCCCGACCGGCGTCGAAGTCGTGGATTCCATGGTGCATGGCGGCCCGTATCCGGCCTCGACGAATTTCGGCGCGACGAGCGTCGGCACGATGTCGATCCGCCGCTTCCTGCGCCCGGTTTCCTACCAGAACATGCCGGAAGGCCTGCTGCCGGAAGATTTCCTCAACTGATTCAATCCGCTGATTTTCCAGCGGGCCGGGCTTCCCAGGGGAGGCCCGGCCCATTTATTTTATCGATCAGGGATATACTTTTTGTATATTTCTTGTATTTTGAAAATCGGGTTTACGCTCCGGCGCAGGACGGACCTCCGCCCGCGTGAACTGCCAGATCAATCCAGGGAGAGAGAGAAATGAAGAAGACCTCGGTCCTCGCCTTCGGCCTCGTTGCCGCCACCGCCCTCACCAGCCCGGCCAAGGCCGACAAGCTGGACGACATCATCTCGTCCGGCACGCTGCGCTGCGCCGTCGTTCTCGACTTCCCGCCGATGGGCGCGCGCGACGAGAACAACAACCCGATCGGCTTCGACGTCGACTATTGCAACGACCTCGCCAAGGCGCTCGGCGTCACGGCCGAAATCGTCGAAACGCCCTTCCCGGAACGTATCCCGGCCCTGATGTCCGGCCGCGTCGACGTCGGCGTCGCCTCGACCTCCGACACGCTGGAACGCGCCAAGACGGTCGGCATGTCGATCCCCTACTTCGCCTTCGAAATGGCCGTCACGGCCAATGACAAGTCGGGCATCAAGTCCTTCGAGGACATGAAGGGCAAGACGGTTGGCGCCACCGCCGGCACGTTCGAGGCCATCGCGCTCGAAAAGACGATGAAGGAATTCGGCGCCGGTGAATTCCGTCCGTACCAGACCCAGGCCGACGTCTTCCTGGCGCTGAGCCAGGGCCAGATCGACGCCACGGTTTCCACCTCGACCGTCGCCCAGGCCACCGTCAAGAGCGGCAAGTTCCCCGGCATCTCCGTCGTCGGCAAGGCGCCCTACGACATCGACTATGTCGCGCTCTTCACCAACCGCGAAGAATACGGCCTGATCAACTACCTGAACCTGTTCGTCAACCAGCAGGTCCGCACCGGCCGCTACAAGGAACTCTACGAGAAGTGGGTCGGTGGCGAGCTTCCGTCGCTTTCGGTCGACGGCGTTTATCGCTAATCTGCCGTCTTGAAGGCGGCGCGGGAGTCTCTTCCGCGCCGCTGATCGTTTCCGAGGGGTGAGACGGCAATGTTCAGTTATTCCTTCCATTGGAACCAGGCCTTCAAGGCCCTGCCACAGATGCTCGAGGGCGCGCTCGTCACGCTGCAGATCGCGATCCTCTCCATGGCCATCGGCCTGGTGGTCGCCCTGGCGCTGACGCTCTTCCGCATGTCCGGCAACCGCATTCTCAATGGCTTCGCCACCGCCTGGGTCGAGATCGCG
Protein-coding sequences here:
- a CDS encoding FadR/GntR family transcriptional regulator translates to MHSLSKTNLADTAAETIRAEILARRWTIGEKLPNEATLSAMLSVSRGTVREAVRVLVSQGILETRQGSGTYVLSTADTTRPLTMARRAGLRDQFEARLALDAEAARLAALRRTPAVIAGLRALLAERGNYEGGDKAAFIARDLAFHQAVIAASQNAVLIGMYDFFSTLIAETIEASLREDLPEPDMAAHAAIVDAIESGDPDTADAAVRRFMAPVLSTLDRLLLS
- a CDS encoding carbonic anhydrase; translated protein: MIEDLLARNKAWSAERKAEKADYFERLSKLQQPDYLWIGCSDSRVPANVIAGLEPGEVFVHRNVANLIHPADLNMLSVVEYAVHQLGVKHIIICGHYGCGGIRAAVSGERFGLIDHWLQPVRDVADRRFECRECGAWSDADLDRLCEASVAAQVERLARTPTLTAAWQAGRDVSIHGWVYGLQDGLLSDLKCTVRGNRGG
- a CDS encoding trans-3-hydroxy-L-proline dehydratase, whose protein sequence is MRSSKVIHIVSCHAEGEVGDVIVGGVAPPPGKTLWEQRKFIAEDQTLRNFVLNEPRGGVFRHINLLVPPKDPRATMGFIIMEPEDTPPMSGSNSICVSTVLLDSGIVPMVEPETHMVLEAPGGLVNVVAACRNGKAERITVTNVPSFADKLDAKLEVEGLGTLTVDTAYGGDSFVFADARALGFAVTPDEARELAETGIRITRAANEQLGFTHPENPEWNHISFCQLTLPVEERDGALHGRNTVVIQPAKLDRSPTGTGCSARMAVLHARGQIKVGQAFSGYSILDSRFDCRIVGETTVGGRPAIIPEISGRAWITGTSQVMLDPSDPWPAGYRLADTWPRKQ
- a CDS encoding DUF488 domain-containing protein, which encodes MSVRIKRVYDEPAADDGERILVDRLWPRGISKEKAAFDEWMKEVAPTSELRKWFDHRPERWDEFKERYRAELQDNPAVEALRARIAAGKVTLLYGSRNREFNHAAVLADFLAEKA
- the metB gene encoding cystathionine gamma-synthase — protein: MTERTTNEVQPETVAAAHGVASDTAFGAIAPPLYLSSTYQFADFDTPRAYDYGRVGNPTRDLLAEAITKLEGGAGAVLTPSGMAAVDILLTRLPVGSLVLAPHDCYGGTMRLLKARAGLGQLRLALVDQSDHAAFTVQLAGKPALVLIETPSNPLMRIVDIAALSALSRAAGARVVVDNTFLSPALQKPLSLGADYVLHSTTKFLNGHSDVIAGAVIAADGGEARALRHWANVTGAIAAPFDSWLTLRGLRTLFARMAGQERNAMAIAERLVAHPAVARVHYPGLADHPDHALARRQQQGFGAMMSFELAGGVEAVQRFVRAVKVITLAESLGGVESLVAHPATMTHVDMGPEARARAGIGDGLLRLSIGLEHVDDLLAGLETGLSAC
- a CDS encoding GntR family transcriptional regulator, with the protein product MKFAAVDVRQAASAADIVYESLRKAIIEGALAEGESLRQEEIAQMFNTSRIPVREALSRLEQHGLITTQRYKGAVVAGLSIEEIAEIFEFRALIEAEVMRLAVPNLDREVLDRARRYCDAFDRETDPHRWGEINRHFHTSLYEAAHRPYYLQNVRSSLDRIDRYLRAQLTFTDGVPRAGREHEAILAACEKGDADLASRLTRDHVLDAGKSLMAFLREQRG
- a CDS encoding 5-formyltetrahydrofolate cyclo-ligase, with product MADDETNDFASPACFLHEIDPAYSGLSASMAWADVNRWRKAERERLIAERLAVPADVRAGWGEIIAAGVLAEIGDVSGLIVSAYWPFRGEPDFRPFMEEVAARGGRTALPVVVEKGQPLEFHLWQTGEALSRGVWNIPIPAERRPCMPDIVISPVVGYDPACYRLGYGGGFFDRTLAALPARPRVIGIGYSMARLATIHPQAHDIPMDLIVTEAGTVRPQADVSTVRALT
- a CDS encoding CynX/NimT family MFS transporter produces the protein MTHPLPDDPGSIDLIDAEADSVPAPEPHRPKGFARFLLGASLVLIAFNLRPVFSSASALLPEIRDVLGLSPTGASLLTTLPVVCLGLFSPLAPRLAQRIGTERTLLAVVFLLALGTALRGLSSIPLLFLGTALAGASIAVGNVLLPGLVKRDFPDKAAMMTGFYTMALCAGAASAAGLTLPVEHALGGSLDGALAIWALPTLLVGLLWLPQVLATRSQVKRVGFRVEGLWRDRLAWHVTLFMGLQSALAYCVFGWLVPILRERGLDGVTAGAIVSVSVMVQAASCLVAPHLAVRGRDQRLINVTLCGFAVVALLGLLFAPLSTVWFWAVLQGIGQGGLIAVAMTVIVLRTRDPHMAAHLSGMAQCVGYLLAAIGPLVVGLIRGWTGSFAWSAVLIVLLGLGAAINGWFAGKALYVNARTVETSA